catttatatactttccttacagtttaggacacaatttggcaaaagccagatagaatttaataggagtaaatacagtattttttcaaatgtccatgcattatggatagatatgttattgatgagttggttccctatttttgtagatgcagaagtttttatagcttcacagacatttcagtcttgcagaaagaaaaatgtctttgcattttgctgaacttgtccgggtggctttatggaatttggtccaggcctgcagaggtgaatacacatccaaacctgaaccatttgaatgtctgcaagattttaagagtctagaatgtcagatctggactataactctggtgaatgacatcagtgagtggactcaagaaaactccatttgagtgcaaagcctttcataagccaaaaaaggctttgaaattgtggcaaagccagagacttttgtgcaccacatatggccacaaacccatggggacaaccacaggccttctggagtgccaagggaattccatgtgaggagtccagcactcacaggaatccaacaagtccctgccagccagagcaccttcattgctactgtggtattttgagcaaatgtcttttcttcaggttcaaattggtttgttgttttttttttaataaaagaaaatcaaacaacttcttgttcccttggtgaaagtaaaagcctaacattttctgatttcttttgacagagaaaacttgagcctatgaatctaaactaatctgtgatggtctgcagctgggagcaagcagatcagtgtcagtccctttgcagccgttggctgggagcctgcatgttccctggaatgatatttgaaacatgtcaccctagccgtgccttcgctctggactgggaggcgagtcagtcagaatctgcattatggaatgtatgtttcagatccaaagctaggagatcttttttaatagccagagaatgtagtcataaatatatctattaatgtatttatgcaagaacaattttaaagtttttttattataaaaatttcccccaaaattgaaaatgaaagaacattggaattaaaatccaatggaattaaaaacagtggaattaaaaatcatctgtaccttagttatacataaagaatcttaaaatccttctaaacatttttttgttcaaatgtagatatttttcccttccaaaaatgaaaattattatttcacatttttttctttttccttttattatatattccatattaataaatataattcttttaaatcccttttaatggctgtttaacattatattgaacagatatgtaaatagtcctaggtttaagaaatttaaaaaattgtcattacaatgcccctgcaaagaattttttcgtgtttctatttttagttactaatttggactaaaagttaacaagtttacttttcttcatctaaaacattggttattttatgaatgaattgtaaggattttaaataacttttcagtaatttcaacaaagaaattaactttaaggcaaaaatgtatgatggtttgcaaatctattttcattatatcttcacttttaccagtgtcatatctgtgtgtgtttgcacaagtgctttaactaccagcaatgtaagaaaaatctgtgtactaaaaatgtgaaaatagtttcctggtttttgttttcattctcccaatataggttttggatgacaagcttgtatttgcaaatgtacacaccctgtgagaggtgctctgtacatacgctgagatactgtacataaaattgcctctgaatcccaatcatctgaaaaccgtgtcctcagcctttgataccttcagctgttttatgaaagtcctccaagtggatgaaagtatcaacaaccggaacaagagtttttcattgccctatttgagaagagctgcgtgaacgacttttatattcaggatagagatacattcatcaatccaaccaccaggagcctcactgtaagtctaaaccgagtttagctgctgtcttgggggtgatttagaacctgctgttgaattataagtgatttggttttgttggtttggtttggtttttaaaagctgcccataaaaatgaaaaaagagaaagaaaagaaatatgcctacagattcctgttaggataataaacagtggctggttatttaccctgtataaaccacacgatttcttagaatctatttaggtttacttcatcctttctcagatcaagtatcaagtaagggacagttttaaaaaaaaattcaggattaactggcttgtgagctccgggatctgcaaggcagctttcccttcccatggtgtaagtcaaatggcagaaatgaaataaagcacttcatgtatcctccggtgttaacaggaaaaggtgagtcttcttgaccttgttacttcctgggtaaaatgaagataatatgtcaggagtcgacaagcccatttagggcaggaaccatgttgtcttgttcactgctgaatcccaggcaccaggaaggctgagtttaacaagtgggtgaatgaatgaactgtagttcccccagagttaccatgtggggcagtgtggattagcatctaagagcatagactcgagaggtgagggtacagctcaagtgatggggcgcatgcttagcacgcataaagtcctgggttcagcccccaacacctcctctaaaatagacaaataaccctaattacctccccaccagaattaccttattatctccctgccaccaaaaaaaaaaaaaaaaaaaaggtagaagtggccaagagcatagactcaggctggaacacttgtgctggtttctcgctgtctaccttgtaaaagtcatttagcctctgtgtttatcaagttcctcatcaataaaatggggataataatagtacccacctcgtagagatgctatggggattaatgaatctgcttgaattttagaacagccctggctaatagtaagtactatgcatttgccagctcttttcataattactgacagatgttattatcaaccaaagaagtattagttctttgtaagggaaatgcatgttagaccatttcatttatcattttctgtaattcaggctttttccctctgaaataccattttctgtctgtgcactagtaaatcacagggctttccaaatttcatctgtctgagttcttgtcatgatgacaatactgcagagttttgacattttttagggactccatctgagatgacagcaacccctcaaattcagaagcacttctctaactgacaacatctcgcatgaaatgaagtttgtaaaatgtaagagcttcagacgctaaatgatgccataaatgcaaagatgttatatctaagctctttaaataaatcctgtcattgaaataaaggaaatactatattatagcgctctatgattttgttaccttgctatccgtttatctgactctctaagacaaaagaaagcaaagactgagattgatcattactactgtgtggtacacgtatttgtggatgaagaccatactgaaatgcactgtctaagatactaaaatggacactaaacagctgcttgatgcacatgcatgaacagaacagggagctggttgcagggagcagacactgagcttcctggatcagagactcagcatagcagtccagcccagcagtccacatgtttcatatttatatcccagcaaaattagcagtgagagtctgaaatgaactttggggacacttgcaaacagctgtcatgattactaatgtgggacaccaggattctacagtgtttagttggcatctgcacacaaccatttcttttccactaaagcctgttgtaattgctggttccacatccaggctgaggaatcatctcatgtggtgtttgggagggaggtaagtggagtcaggacccatgctaaggctgggtgggtaataatctggttctagtacaggagaaaggaaagtagatcaggtgggaaggagaatgactggatttaaattttgtttcttgagtaagctaaatatataacatcatgtcaagtttctttattgtttatattccatgtgctgtcaccgaataactactgaattgtggggacaaaaaagcctgggttttagaattgaccctgcccctaaacagccagagtccaggttcctctgggtgtccaaggagggggctgctgcctccactgaagcagtttgggcacttgggtggcgtagttttttttgctgtggaagactggcccggttgtaggacattaagcatctgcaaggccctcaccaggtacccacggtggtcccaggactgtaacatccaagtgttcctttccagccacgtttgcaaatgaccctcaaggggttagtattaatcctcggtgagaattatgaaaaattatatggtacctccatcccttctggcaaaggagggccccttatttacaaatgaccacaaagtgttagcaccacattttattagcagaacatgtgaacacgtggtgacagtgacgctcacctgtttgcttctgcttcccagtgcaacttcagcctccatcagaggacctcagctgccccagcgaacagggccttctgtacagggaatgtgctcctcctcgaagcatagacaagaagcagcccttagatctcatcaggtgagctgttgtggagggcactccagtgggaagggctcagggttgccctcatggcttctgagtgtgacagtcctccaagagtgttaccaaccaggaagctcacaggagctctgagctttgttgccccaagtttttactggagactttattacaaagacatgatttattgggtcactactgacatggctaccccaaacactaactgtaagtcaaagccctaacatttgagcccctacctctcctgatggtcagtcacttgtcacaaagctcaaagccccactcctctaatcacatggttggtgtctctggctggccagtccccatcctgagttatctcatgaacacaagccatccaagggtccaccatgaatagtaaagacactcctatcttgggaaatttcaaggctttaggggttgccgtccaggaactgggaacaaagacctaccaaattcttcattaaacaggagtaaatgttaggtttcacttaaattataaaataagagaagtattctcactgcttagctctatctgctgttcgacaccgtttcactacaccacgtgactgtaatgtcgcgctcagcatgtgtattctcagagcatcagcgccggctgctccccgggagcttatgctgtttgtgcaaggctgctgggaggagggaggccaaggacaactgagcaaacaaaaataatcgggctaataaggaaacaatttcagattgaaatgaaggaaataatacagtgttgagatgggagacttgggggaaatggagtcaagaaagctatctttgagaaggttacatgtgagctgagatggtgataaggaggctggtctttgaggatctgggataagtcaccccaggaatagaggcagcttgtccattgccccgaggcacaaatgtgctcagcaggtttgaggagatactggagccaacgctggtgagagtgatgagacgcgaggtttagaagggcatcaggagcacggaaagtagtgtagactctaagtgcagtgagaagcagtcatgatagtttaagcactaaggtaattttctctcacaatttgcaaagataatgtggagaatgaattgcagggacccaggaagcagggaggcctggtcggaggctcttggagtgggccagatgagagatggtgggagccagggagaatgcgtttggggagtggagctgacaggatgcagttatgggctggctgtggatggtgaggagaagagaagggtcaaggtagccccaggtcggcctggagccaggtgcctgatcttcctaatctcagtgccccattcagatgcccacctacttgggcaaacctcttaaccttccaagtgagggttttaaatcactgaagtctttttgtttgtttcacattttatggaaagattcaaacacgtacagaagtagagagaacagcacagccagcctgtctgtatcagtcacccatctccagaattatcaactcagagtcactgttgttgcaactttcatctccacctcttcccctcccccacttcgggatcattttgaaggcaatcctacgtagcttaacctttcattagtgaaatgacaaggtctctttcaaatacaattggaatattcattttttttagggttacaaaataattccctgattgtcacaaaaatacacttttaagcagttttggggttgaaatcaggatccagactaagttcacacattgcagctagcatatctctcaagtgggttctaatctataattttcctgtttctcattttccttgaaattgctgagggatttctctatttcctgtttggttgatttcattctcccctgtggttagacttatttctccatcctatgtattgactttagctaagtgatttgatcctcccctaaaagcttgatctgaacgaggttcaaatttgtgcaagaatatttgttatatgaagttttgtactcctgtcataaggtacataatgtccagttgactctcttttttgtgatgacagcagccaataatgattgtcacccgggatcattatttcataagggattttatttcatgtggtcatactctaatttcctcccacaattatcagcaggatcacagtcatgaagaggcactttctcattaacccggattatcctgtagaacagttttaaaagaggaagtttatatatttgtaaatatttaaagttgatacatttttctattgtttctaatgtttttttctaatggaggtactgaagattgaatctaggaccttatgcttgctgagcacacactctgccactgagtgtaccccatcccccttgagattcatatttatatgatatattccttctgttatttttgttttatgttatacagaatttgatggcagggcaatgggtttgatggctatttaatcattctttatgggattttggggttggtgtgtgtgtttgtgtttgtaaagaaaacaattttcccactattttacgtatgttttgtgaaggaaattatgttgatctgttcccttctcctggtccatgtattcccttgttgcttcccactagtggccccttgagctctgtgacaagactagcatgtcgttaatccaggttgaaggagatctgaagagatttattcaaggagatgaaatttgtagacaatgaattggaaagtattgagaaagttattcattaggagaaggtatggggttgaattgttaagcgcagagaaatctaagctatgaaccaccaagacaattattaactccaggaaaaacaaagtagggaataaaaaagtaagcctagcagacaacttgctacagctgtgaacagtctgtacagagtcctaataatgtaaagcaaggatactgagctgatcaaaattataatgtatttgtatcaaaaggttggaagaatgaaggtttgggtgtgtagaggagatgtggtttgaaagagagcttaatattcattttccaaaatagaaagttaaataggtgatacataaagctgaaaaagccagtaggctgtgttacaaggatattagtcagaaatagggagtttttattccaagagtcagcagtaggagctgaacattgttgcttctgaccaggaaatggggtggttgttgggaactgctcctttttacaatcggtgttcgagaactgtttgactctttaatgaatgtatggtataagtttgataaaaagaaatcaaagctgaattttgaaaaattgatgttaagaattggggtgtttttgacagagagagataacaatcagacaaaactacatttgaagggatcctcattatttctagcctttcagcaaggactagggggcagacatctgtttaaggttcaaaaattctttctgacattcttgccgacatgtaacctttggaagtaatgaactctccgtcattgtaaatatgcaggcagaggctgcctgaccagctctctaactgtagcagggtgtgtttaccattggccagttggagcaagcaacttctaacattctttcagttttgaatgtggcattttcaggatggacagttgataagaatgtattacaaaaagcttaacaagaaagagtccaagacatctcaaacccattgccagggttttctctgccagacaccatcctgagcctgccatctgtgagccaggccacaaagaccagtcacatgagaatgaacacactttgtccctcctatctgatttggcatcgggctcagccattttccccatggaatggtccacgcccaggtctctgacgatggagctgggctcacagcagccctgtgagcgctggtccagccctaggggttcctgcgtgaagtttctcaggactccaggctgttctcagagctgagtcccccctaggctaggccctcggagctcatctcagctccagactgagccggaagcttccgagagaactcagagctgaggaaagtcacaggttttacccagcactgccgcgtcagcagtgctccagctgagggaagtagcagcagcaggaaacacacctgagccgccgcctcattgttccgcctcatccctaagccctctgtgtctgcctgtctgtgtctgtctccctttcaggaccagcctggcaccgcttcgtgccctgcctcctttcttctaatcttgcctccctggcctgttccgtctactccagattaactgagtaacattgaagggtttttgaaacctaggaacagccgacgtgctagatacaaagaatacagggcagttccttactcagccacatccctcctgccctctcccattcccacatgagttttataaatattttgtcagagagacattgcactcccagttgttatcattatcagccatttccttattatctgtggtttacgttgcatttgctccagggaagttcccgagataaggcagacgcagatgactgagccagtagttgaagtccacttgtgtcaagcctgttaagaatgatctttggtgggatttgttgaatgtgccagactgtccagtgagtggtgatgatcccctgcatctgctccggagtcggcctcgtcccctcctttgctctgttctcatttatctctcttcagcaggtgaaccagtgatctgtatttctatgatacgtaaaatacttcttatttcacggtagaatttgggggctgctgtgaaaacgcatatgttttaagtgtgaattgagtcagaggtttaaacttaaagcccccttgatttagaatcagaaattagtatgatggaaggagggtataactcagtggtagagtgaatgcctagcatgcatgaggtactgggttcaatccccaatgcctccatttaaaaagcaaataaataaacctaattatgccctaccaaaaaacaaagaaaaaagaaattaacatgaggatgaagctacagagtgaatatgtgtttcttctgaaactaccttctgtctttctgcaggaaattctacggagagaaggtcggaatctactttgcttgggctaggctattacattcagatgctcctcctggcagcagtcgtgggggtgacttgctttctgtatgtatattttaatcaaaataactgtacttagaggtaacttctctttattccttgttacggtgcttacttaacttagaatgacattctccaggagcatccacgttgctgcaaatggccctatattgtcagtttttatagccgagtagttttccattgtataaatataccacttctttagccagtcatccgttgatggacatttaggctatctccatgtcttggctattgtaaatagtgctgctatgtatattggggtgca
This window of the Camelus dromedarius isolate mCamDro1 chromosome 3, mCamDro1.pat, whole genome shotgun sequence genome carries:
- the LOC135321036 gene encoding anoctamin-6-like, encoding MKFVKLQLQPPSEDLSCPSEQGLLYRECAPPRSIDKKQPLDLIRKFYGEKVGIYFAWARLLHSDAPPGSSRGGDLLSCDPGGCLLELMMQLTIIMGGQSIWNNIQRCYFHGS